A window of Canis lupus baileyi chromosome 3, mCanLup2.hap1, whole genome shotgun sequence genomic DNA:
GGACGAAAGTCCCGCGCTTACCACGGGAGGTGAAGCAACCTGCCAGCACCCGCCCAGGATGCGAGGGTCCCAGGACCGGCCACCCGAGGGCCCTGGCTGACACCGAAGATCCCTCCCAGGGCCCCTGACTCCTCCTCCGCCTCGTAACTCGGTTGGCCCAGCGATGACCAGTCCCACTGCCGGTGATGTCAGGCTATTTTGGTCGGGACCATTCCTGAGTCATGAAGCAGTTAAGAAATATCCTGCCCCACTGGCTACCATGCTCATAAAGGTAGATCCACGTGTACTTCCTTGTGGCTCCAGACAGCCTGACGGCTCCCTCGGCTGctcacacccagcagggagcGAGGGCAGAGGCAAGACGCAGAACCACCACCCTCCCATGCAAATCACCCCCGGGAGTGCAGCTCGGCTCCTCCCGCTTCTCCCCGGGCAATGCTCCTGGGGAGGCGGTGGGGAAGATGCAACCCGGGCCGCTGCGCCTTCCTCCTTGTCCTGGCCCTCTTGCTCGACGCCGTGGGCCTGGTGCTTCTGCTGCTGGGCATCCTCGCCTCCCTCGATTACTGGGACTTCTTGGTCTACACGGGGGCCCTGATCCTGGCTTTCAGCCTGCTGTTCTGGATCAGCTGGTATTCCCTCAACATCGAGGAACCTCTGGAGAAACTGGACTTTTAGTTTGGCtgcaggcagggaaggagggatgagGACTGCACAGGCACCTGGCTCTGAACCTGGGGCTGTCGGAGGAGCGGGGACACGTTGCCACTCCCACCCAGGATGCTCCTCCAAGGATGAGGTGAGTGCACGCCAGGTCTGCTCGGAGGAGtggccagggaggctgggccGAGCAAGGGCAGGCTTGAGTGGGCAAGCAGCTGGGAGCCTGCACCTTGCCTGGGGGGTCTGTTGACCTGGGCCCCAGCTCATCTGTGGTGGGCCACAGGTGTCCCCTCCCCTGGGGCCCTTATGGAATCTAGATGGAGGGTCTCCACAGCCCCTTCCACTCCTCATATGCCACGCAGAGCATGAAATTGCTCCTTCAGCTCAGAACTTGGGAGAAAAGAGCCCATCCTGATTCTCTGTTGGGAAGGCTCTAGGTGGCAAGGAAAGCCTTTAGCTCTGGGAGAGGATGGAAGATTCCCCAATGGTTGCTTGTGCCCTTGTGTGGATGGAGGTGGTGCAGACTGGCCTGCAGCAGGGAATGGCCCAGAAGGGCCTTTCTACTTTgcttcctccctccacctgcagATGGGATATGCACCAACAGGCGGAGGACCTGCCTTCTCTCTCAGCCAGTGCTCTCACCCCACCCTCCTCGCACACACTCCATGCAGCCACGaccgcctccccaccccaccttccaATCCCCACCCGGCCCCGGCTggtctgggagactcagaagtCAAGAGACCATGGCGGGCCATTCCATCGACCGAGCGGCCCTTCCCAGCCAGGCCGGCTGCACGGTTGATTGCATGTAACCCAGGAGGCAGATAATTGTAAGATTTTTCACAGGGGCACTAAGCGCCAAGGATTGAGCTGGTCTGGCCCCCCACAGCCTTGCATTATGGGCAGCCCTCCCCAGGAGAGTGAAACAGGAGCCCTCGTTGGGCTGAAGATCACCATTCCCCCCaccaaccccaaccccaccccagtgGCCGGGAACCTGGCATAGCCGGGCACTCCCTTTCCAGCCCTGGCTGCGAGGATAAAGGTCACGGCTGTGTTGGAAGCAGAAGGTAATAATTCCTGTGTCTCTTCTGGGGGTTTCTGTTTGACCCTTGGAATGGAGAGACCAGAGCAGCAGTTTGAAGAGGTTTCTGGAAGGGAGGGTAAAACCTGATCCCGGCAggtgaaaggaaaagagatgggAAGTCTGAGGGCCTGGGTCCCACTCCGAGTGGCACCACTTGTTGCCTGGGTGACACGGGGGCAGGCTGCACCATGCCCCAaggctcagtctcctcatctgtaatacGAGGCTGACATGGCCCAGCCTTGTCATCACTGGGGCCAAAAAGAGGTATGGCTCTCTGCAGACCCTGTGGTTTTTACAAATGTCACATATCCTTACTAAACATATAATAgaggggggggatccctgggtggcgcagcggtttagtgcctgcctttggcccagggcgcgatcctggagacccgggatcgaatcccacgtcgggctcccggtgcatggagcctgcttctccctctgcctgtgtctctgcctctctctctctctctgtgactatcataaataaataaaaattttaaaaaaaacatataatagaGGGTGAGTAAACTGACCTGGAGTCCCCACTGAGAGTACTTGGTGCACCTCAAACTGGTAGTGAAGGAGTCAGCTTGCACCCCAAAGCAAAAAGAACCCCTAATTTATTGCTCATTCCCAAAggcatgtcaggcactgtgcaagGCACTAGGGATACCATGAAGGATAAGGTACATAGGTCTCTACCCTCAAGGGGTTTCCCGTCGAGGAGACTCTTAGTGAGATGGAGGCCCAATAACAGAGTCAGGGGAAGACTTCCTAGTCTTCCTTTTGTCCTAGGAAAGGGACATCACTTCATAGGAACGGCCAACAGAGAAGCTAACCCAGAAAGTGGAGTCTTTCAGGGAGAGGCAATTGGTGAGCAAAGCAGGAATTTGATCATTATCTTCAGAACAATAAGAAGTGATTAAAGAGAATGTAAGCAAGGGTGGGAGCTTGACATAACTGCATCTATGTTTCAAAAGACAACCTGGCCATGGCacagatgatggtggtggtggtggtggtggtggtggcggtggtaaGGGTGATGATCACCAGTTCAAGTTCCTTTGGGGAAGCCAAGTCACTTGCTCGAAGAACTAGGGGTTCCTAGTGTGAGGCTCCTTGCCCTTTATGTCCTTCCCCAGAAAGGAGTTCAGTAGCCCAGTGGTGAGGAGCATGGGCCAAGACCCAGACTGCCTGGTTTGAATCCAGCTTTGTCCCTTACGAGCTGTGTAAGTAACTCCTGGAGTGAGCTACTTCACGTCCCCATGCCCTATTTTCCAaacctataaaatggaaatggtgCTAATGACAGCCCCGACTTCATAGATTATGATCAGACCAGCCCGGGCGGCCTCATAAGGATGTTGCAGAGACCAAGTGGGCTCGTGTGTGTGGCACCCATGAGCGATAATTAACTGACACAAGGGTACTCCAGGGAACCTCTCTGTCACGATGCAGGTGGTTGGTGCGTTACAGAAAAGTAAGGCCTTCCTCTGAGATAGACACCCCTAAAGTGTTACATGATCAccccttttttaaacatttttttttaaagactttatttggggcagccctggtggctcggcggtttagcaccgccttcagcccagagcctgattctggagacccgggatcgagtcccacgtcgggctccctgcatggagcctgcttctctctctgcctgtgtctctatctctctctctgtgtgtctctcatgaataataaaataaatcttttaaaatctttaaaaaataaagattttatttgtttattcatgagagacacacacacacaatgaggcagagacacaggcaggaggagaagcagagcccaatgcgggactttatcccaggaccctgggccgggatcacaccctgagccgaaggcagatgctcaaccactgagccacccaggtgccccccatggAAAGTTCTAACCAGGTTCTGAG
This region includes:
- the TMEM238L gene encoding transmembrane protein 238-like, with product MLLGRRWGRCNPGRCAFLLVLALLLDAVGLVLLLLGILASLDYWDFLVYTGALILAFSLLFWISWYSLNIEEPLEKLDF